Proteins from a genomic interval of Nitrosomonas sp.:
- a CDS encoding mechanosensitive ion channel → MNKFLFIATLSLLTLLTMTGITLCYADKLDNKLQAMQTKIDALGEVNPEEAPQKKRLREIFNEHLQILHDHQDYLDKTATYSQQLENYPQQITTLRQHQAPPEAGITSQQLAKLTLNEMERQLVTAQADLSELKNQRQKSISDQTQLRQRMDNIQEELASITNQRSLLNEKSAVIQKDVDKKIRGALTDIHDAQLQALADKTRMLELEALVLPYAAEIISLQEELLLGPKIENLLQKIELLASETNLRRMADTRQVIEQSEQLSDENIQQYPELKQLAVDNKLLAQKLNDYAKRTKRLTNRKTRDENRFSLITQSHIALQQRLELEGEDTDLGIQIRKQFKKIMIKPNAARTKRELNNAKLDLYQLEQERLQIMDSMKTVQRFLKNAEIPSADSIEYKKLTDTFAKLKQSREQIIEQYTDVLKGHIKELQFYLSAQNQLTEKIEQHQVLLRENLLVTRSAKPVTQVTPQDFRDALGWFNSPQTKRSFTKIISSSWQELVTIFGTFTLLLTLFRWLYWPAYLRWETIGNSLRGKVHQDRLIYPVGMLLNCILVAGYFSLPWQLAALIIQDNSSSEVRHAMVASLQVAAIAIFCWVFLLLLFRPGGLLSHQFKCDEKLVTKMHRNIKRFAPFIAALSILIAFMDTLDDDLVRNTLGRLTFVTLCLVLAISALGWTGISLKARQFYQGMEFNPVLNPKYWMTALFLLQGYMIAMALIGYYFAAIYQYILVFQSLSWVTFFTLLYYVSFRSLLIAQRQIAYQRAIEKREEIRAQRAQTDKGEADWVDENYVDIKTISRQSATLLKIGIWGLLITALGGIWIDVLPALSFLEKITLWQTSSQIDGEIISQPITLKALLVAFIVFGLAFIAAHNLPGTLELLVLRHLSLNTGTGYAITTLLRYVIVVAGVTATFQTLGMEWSSIQWLVAALGVGLGFGLQEIFANFVSGVILLFERPIRVGDVVTLNTTTGTINKIHIRATTLIDFDRKEIVVPNKIFITQQLTNWSLSDQITRIVLPVGIAYGSDCETARRLLLEIASQHPAVLKDPEPSAFFMRFGESSLDFELRVFCGLIQDRPKLIHEINMEISRLFAEAGINIAFPQLDVHLHSLTTISPDKLKWRADSRTNCNS, encoded by the coding sequence ATGAATAAGTTTTTATTTATTGCCACCCTATCGTTACTCACCCTGTTAACAATGACCGGTATCACATTGTGTTATGCGGACAAGCTCGACAACAAACTCCAGGCAATGCAGACAAAAATTGATGCGCTAGGTGAAGTTAATCCTGAAGAAGCGCCGCAAAAAAAAAGATTGCGCGAAATATTCAACGAACATTTGCAGATACTGCACGATCATCAGGATTATCTCGACAAAACAGCCACCTATTCCCAACAACTGGAAAATTATCCGCAGCAGATCACGACACTGAGGCAGCATCAAGCCCCGCCGGAAGCAGGAATAACTTCACAGCAACTTGCCAAGCTGACGCTAAATGAAATGGAGCGACAATTGGTTACTGCTCAGGCAGATCTGTCGGAATTAAAAAATCAGCGACAAAAATCCATTTCGGACCAGACACAATTACGTCAACGCATGGACAATATTCAGGAGGAATTGGCCTCTATCACCAATCAACGCTCCTTACTCAACGAAAAATCAGCGGTCATCCAAAAGGATGTCGATAAAAAAATACGGGGTGCACTTACAGATATACATGATGCTCAACTCCAAGCGTTAGCCGATAAAACCAGGATGCTCGAACTGGAAGCGCTGGTACTGCCATATGCCGCAGAAATAATCTCCCTACAGGAAGAACTATTGCTTGGCCCAAAAATTGAGAATCTGCTTCAGAAAATAGAACTGCTAGCCAGCGAAACCAACCTCAGACGCATGGCCGACACCAGGCAAGTCATTGAGCAATCCGAGCAGCTTTCTGACGAAAACATCCAGCAGTACCCGGAATTGAAACAATTAGCTGTGGATAATAAATTACTGGCTCAGAAATTGAATGACTATGCCAAACGCACGAAGCGGCTCACCAACCGGAAAACACGCGATGAAAATCGTTTTTCACTAATTACACAAAGCCACATAGCGCTGCAACAGCGACTCGAACTCGAGGGTGAAGATACTGATCTGGGCATACAAATCAGAAAGCAGTTCAAGAAAATCATGATCAAACCAAACGCGGCAAGAACAAAGCGTGAGCTGAATAACGCAAAACTCGATCTATATCAGCTGGAGCAGGAACGATTGCAAATTATGGATAGCATGAAAACTGTACAGCGCTTTCTAAAAAATGCAGAGATACCATCCGCTGACTCCATCGAATACAAAAAACTGACAGATACGTTTGCAAAACTGAAACAGTCTCGCGAACAGATCATTGAACAATACACCGATGTATTAAAAGGCCATATCAAGGAACTACAGTTTTATTTGTCCGCTCAGAATCAACTGACTGAAAAAATAGAACAGCACCAGGTTTTACTGCGGGAGAATCTGCTGGTTACCCGTAGCGCCAAACCCGTAACACAAGTAACCCCACAGGATTTTCGCGATGCACTTGGCTGGTTTAACTCCCCCCAAACAAAACGTAGTTTCACCAAAATAATAAGTTCTTCATGGCAGGAACTGGTGACAATATTTGGCACCTTTACCCTGCTTCTCACCCTGTTCAGGTGGTTATACTGGCCAGCTTATCTGCGCTGGGAAACAATTGGCAACAGTTTGCGCGGTAAGGTCCATCAGGACAGGCTAATCTACCCAGTAGGCATGCTGCTGAATTGTATTCTGGTGGCCGGATACTTTTCTTTGCCATGGCAATTGGCTGCGCTCATCATTCAGGATAATTCATCTTCAGAAGTCAGGCACGCCATGGTCGCCAGTCTGCAGGTTGCTGCCATTGCGATTTTCTGCTGGGTATTTTTACTGCTGCTGTTTCGTCCCGGTGGACTGCTCAGTCACCAATTTAAATGTGATGAGAAACTCGTCACTAAAATGCATCGTAACATCAAACGATTTGCTCCATTTATTGCCGCACTCAGCATCCTGATTGCCTTTATGGATACGCTGGATGATGATCTGGTACGCAACACGCTTGGCCGACTGACATTTGTAACACTTTGTCTCGTTCTGGCAATATCTGCACTGGGGTGGACAGGAATCAGTCTCAAAGCCAGGCAATTCTATCAGGGCATGGAATTCAATCCGGTATTGAATCCAAAATACTGGATGACTGCCTTGTTTCTGCTGCAAGGCTATATGATCGCGATGGCGCTGATCGGATATTATTTTGCTGCAATCTACCAGTATATTCTGGTCTTCCAGTCACTAAGCTGGGTCACATTTTTTACCTTGCTGTATTACGTCAGCTTCCGTAGCCTGCTGATTGCCCAACGGCAAATCGCATACCAGCGTGCCATCGAAAAAAGGGAGGAAATCCGCGCACAACGTGCACAAACAGACAAAGGCGAAGCAGACTGGGTTGATGAAAATTATGTTGATATCAAGACCATCAGCAGGCAATCCGCCACACTACTGAAAATCGGTATCTGGGGCTTGCTGATCACCGCATTGGGGGGAATCTGGATCGATGTCCTGCCAGCTCTCAGCTTTCTTGAAAAAATCACGCTCTGGCAAACCTCCTCACAAATCGATGGAGAAATCATCTCACAACCCATTACGCTCAAAGCGCTACTGGTTGCATTCATCGTATTTGGCCTCGCGTTTATTGCTGCACATAATCTGCCTGGCACACTCGAATTACTGGTTCTACGCCACCTCTCGCTCAATACCGGCACAGGCTATGCCATCACCACTCTACTCAGATACGTCATCGTAGTGGCAGGCGTTACTGCCACCTTTCAGACTTTAGGAATGGAATGGTCGAGCATTCAATGGCTGGTAGCCGCGCTCGGGGTGGGACTGGGATTTGGATTACAGGAAATTTTCGCCAATTTCGTATCCGGTGTCATCCTGCTTTTTGAACGTCCCATCCGCGTAGGCGATGTTGTAACGCTCAACACCACCACTGGAACCATCAATAAAATCCATATTCGCGCCACCACTCTAATTGATTTCGATCGTAAAGAGATCGTTGTGCCCAACAAGATATTTATTACGCAACAGTTAACCAACTGGTCACTGAGCGATCAAATAACGCGTATTGTATTACCAGTGGGAATCGCCTATGGATCAGACTGTGAAACCGCTCGCAGGCTATTGCTGGAAATCGCAAGCCAACATCCAGCTGTATTAAAAGATCCCGAACCTTCCGCTTTTTTTATGCGCTTTGGTGAAAGCTCGCTGGACTTTGAGTTAAGAGTATTTTGTGGGCTAATACAGGATAGACCAAAGCTGATTCATGAAATAAATATGGAGATCAGTCGTCTTTTTGCGGAAGCAGGTATCAATATCGCCTTCCCTCAACTAGATGTCCATTTACATAGCCTGACAACGATTTCGCCTGATAAGTTGAAATGGCGGGCGGATTCAAGAACGAACTGCAACAGTTAA
- a CDS encoding serine protein kinase RIO yields the protein MKTPSRMEPLIEEGLIDSVVCELMSGKEAMLYIVKCGEEYRCAKVYKEKQKRNFRQNSCYLEGREITNRRHTRFMRSKSGFVSTIRDDAWHSVEVDTLGKLATASVVTPKFYNFFEGVLLMELIVDSSGYVAPRLNQLDLTAEQARIYHGFLIQQVVRMLCSGIVHGDLSEYNVLIGNAGPVIIDFPQAVHAAHNNSAEAILRRDVRNITAFLSRFSPELAYTDYGSEIWSLYQKGKLHLDVNLTGQVELPHKPVNIDAVLSAINIAIKKEAAWQRYKSERWTSERAWQYY from the coding sequence ATGAAAACACCTAGCAGAATGGAACCACTGATCGAAGAAGGGCTGATTGACTCAGTTGTCTGCGAACTCATGAGCGGTAAGGAGGCGATGCTTTATATAGTGAAGTGTGGGGAAGAATATCGCTGTGCCAAAGTATACAAGGAAAAGCAGAAGCGAAATTTTCGACAAAACTCCTGTTATCTGGAAGGACGTGAAATTACCAATCGCCGTCATACTCGTTTTATGCGTAGCAAAAGTGGTTTTGTAAGTACGATCCGGGATGATGCCTGGCACAGTGTGGAGGTGGATACACTGGGAAAGCTGGCTACTGCCAGCGTGGTTACTCCAAAGTTTTATAATTTTTTTGAAGGAGTGCTGTTGATGGAGTTGATCGTGGATAGCAGCGGTTATGTTGCGCCCAGGTTAAATCAACTGGATTTGACAGCGGAGCAAGCCAGAATTTATCACGGTTTTCTAATTCAGCAAGTGGTTCGGATGCTTTGCAGCGGTATCGTGCATGGTGATCTCTCAGAATACAATGTGCTGATCGGGAACGCTGGCCCGGTTATCATTGACTTTCCACAAGCTGTTCATGCCGCGCATAATAACAGTGCGGAGGCAATCCTGAGGCGCGACGTAAGGAATATTACTGCTTTTCTCAGCAGATTTTCCCCCGAGCTTGCTTATACGGACTATGGCAGTGAAATCTGGTCGCTATATCAAAAAGGTAAGCTGCACCTGGATGTTAATCTGACTGGGCAAGTTGAACTTCCCCACAAACCAGTTAATATTGATGCGGTATTGAGCGCAATCAACATTGCTATCAAAAAGGAAGCCGCGTGGCAACGCTATAAAAGCGAACGATGGACCAGTGAGCGGGCATGGCAGTATTATTGA
- a CDS encoding L,D-transpeptidase family protein — protein sequence MKPSPILILLKLFLIVAPIDALAKSWVLPPNDVDIFGEIQIIAAHREETLLDIARHYEIGQDEMLLANPNVNRWLPEQGSEVAIPSRYILPQAPRTGLVINLPEMRLYYFPKATKGEKPKVITYPVSIGRMDWNTPLGKTTITRKQKDPTWTPPQSLREEAMANEGKRLPDIVPAGPDNPLGRYALYLGLSGYLIHSTNKPFGVGMRVTHGCIRMYPENIEELFTIIPVNTPVYIVNQPIKLGWLEKNLYIELHPPLDEDMTDTEPVLYMQEIYTAVQSFLQKTDTSSDGKSIHSTRINETALAEAIKRIDGIPTLISTE from the coding sequence ATGAAACCAAGCCCTATCCTTATTCTATTAAAGCTCTTCCTGATAGTTGCCCCAATTGATGCATTGGCTAAAAGCTGGGTACTTCCCCCGAATGATGTAGATATTTTTGGCGAGATCCAAATCATCGCGGCCCATCGCGAAGAAACATTACTCGACATTGCGCGACATTATGAGATTGGACAGGACGAAATGTTACTTGCCAATCCCAACGTGAATCGCTGGTTACCAGAGCAAGGCTCTGAAGTAGCGATACCTTCCCGTTACATTCTCCCTCAGGCACCGAGAACTGGGCTAGTCATCAATCTGCCAGAGATGCGCCTTTATTATTTCCCCAAAGCAACCAAAGGTGAAAAACCCAAGGTTATCACCTACCCCGTCAGCATTGGCAGAATGGACTGGAACACACCGCTTGGAAAAACCACCATTACCAGAAAACAAAAAGATCCGACATGGACACCTCCTCAGTCTCTCAGAGAAGAAGCGATGGCAAATGAGGGAAAACGCTTGCCGGATATCGTACCGGCAGGCCCAGATAATCCACTCGGACGCTACGCCCTATACCTGGGTTTATCCGGATATCTCATTCACAGCACGAATAAACCATTTGGTGTCGGCATGCGGGTTACTCACGGCTGTATACGCATGTACCCGGAAAATATAGAAGAATTATTTACAATCATTCCGGTCAACACGCCCGTATACATTGTCAATCAACCGATCAAACTGGGCTGGCTTGAAAAAAATCTGTATATTGAGCTACACCCACCGCTGGATGAGGACATGACTGATACTGAGCCTGTTTTGTACATGCAAGAAATCTATACTGCCGTTCAGTCTTTCTTACAAAAAACAGATACATCCTCTGACGGGAAGTCGATTCACAGCACTAGAATTAATGAAACAGCACTTGCTGAAGCTATTAAAAGAATAGATGGTATCCCAACACTCATTTCAACAGAATAA
- a CDS encoding fatty acyl-AMP ligase has translation MSSTITKLTTVLKENTDSLLSASKLLAATPTANRLNQRRADFSTLIEALEYAAQGETGYNFYDAKGNLKSVVSYDVLRERALSTAKRLAGFGLARHSRVALIADTTPAFVELFFACRYAGLVPFAMPVPVNLGSHAVYVQQLRGMLESSQASLALAEIDFIGFLEEAVIDIKNNEFRWCGTPEQLAQLPGIDTQPHANTPDETAYLQFTSGSTRLPRGVVITERALMSNLRGIVCDGLDVREGDRCASWLPFYHDMGLVGLVMAPLAAQLSVDYLATRDFAIRPLQWLRLISRNRCTIAFSQPFGLKLCMMRARESDLQELDLSCWRAAGVGAEMIRLDILKNFAAKFVSAGFNENAFLPCYGLAESTLAVSFPSVGQGARSLCVDTKTLVEKKMAVRVQADGRKFNEFANCGRPLAEHKIKIIGENGVELPPMMVGSILVKGGSVMTGYFNNPIETAKVVKEDGWLDTGDIGFLYEGDLYITGRRTDVIIVNGRNIRAQDVEELAEQQPEVRTREASAFGVSDENGSTSVVLVVESRLSSADDRQLLINRLQQVVYMAFGVNCLVELVPPHTLPRTSSGKLSRFAARQGFLQRNNCKKSAGQVAV, from the coding sequence TTGAGCTCGACAATTACCAAGTTGACTACGGTATTAAAAGAAAACACAGATTCTCTGCTTTCCGCATCAAAGCTATTAGCCGCCACACCTACTGCAAATAGACTAAATCAGCGCAGGGCAGATTTCAGTACTTTAATTGAAGCGCTTGAGTACGCAGCACAAGGAGAGACTGGTTATAATTTCTATGATGCCAAAGGAAATCTGAAGTCGGTTGTTTCTTATGACGTATTGCGCGAGCGCGCTTTATCCACTGCCAAAAGACTCGCAGGGTTTGGATTGGCCCGTCACAGCAGGGTGGCGTTAATTGCGGATACTACACCTGCTTTTGTTGAACTTTTCTTTGCTTGCCGTTACGCCGGATTGGTGCCATTTGCTATGCCGGTTCCGGTTAATCTCGGTAGTCATGCAGTTTATGTGCAGCAACTCCGGGGTATGCTGGAGAGTAGCCAGGCCAGTCTGGCTTTGGCCGAGATTGATTTCATTGGTTTCCTGGAAGAAGCCGTGATTGATATTAAAAATAATGAATTCAGATGGTGTGGCACACCTGAACAGTTAGCGCAACTGCCCGGGATAGACACACAACCTCATGCAAATACGCCGGATGAAACTGCGTATCTGCAATTTACTTCTGGCAGCACACGCCTGCCACGCGGCGTAGTGATTACCGAGCGTGCTTTAATGAGCAACTTGCGCGGTATTGTCTGCGACGGTCTGGACGTCAGAGAGGGTGATCGCTGTGCTTCATGGCTGCCTTTTTACCATGATATGGGTTTGGTTGGTTTAGTGATGGCGCCATTGGCTGCACAATTGTCTGTGGATTATCTGGCAACGCGCGATTTTGCCATTCGGCCGCTGCAATGGCTCAGATTAATCAGTCGCAACCGTTGCACGATAGCGTTCAGTCAGCCATTTGGTTTGAAACTTTGCATGATGCGTGCTCGAGAATCTGATCTTCAGGAACTGGATTTGAGTTGCTGGCGCGCCGCAGGGGTGGGTGCGGAGATGATCCGTCTGGATATTTTAAAAAACTTTGCTGCAAAATTTGTTTCTGCTGGATTTAATGAGAATGCCTTTTTGCCTTGCTACGGACTGGCGGAATCCACCTTGGCTGTTTCTTTTCCAAGTGTTGGTCAAGGTGCACGCAGCTTGTGTGTGGATACAAAGACGCTGGTTGAAAAGAAAATGGCGGTTCGGGTTCAGGCGGATGGGCGAAAATTTAATGAATTTGCAAATTGTGGACGTCCGCTGGCTGAACACAAGATCAAAATAATTGGCGAAAATGGCGTAGAACTTCCCCCAATGATGGTCGGCAGCATTTTGGTTAAGGGTGGTAGTGTAATGACAGGTTATTTTAACAATCCAATTGAAACCGCCAAAGTGGTTAAAGAAGATGGCTGGCTTGATACGGGTGATATCGGTTTTCTATATGAGGGCGACCTATATATTACTGGGCGGCGCACCGATGTCATTATCGTCAATGGTAGAAATATCAGGGCGCAGGATGTAGAAGAATTGGCAGAGCAACAACCAGAAGTCAGAACGCGCGAGGCTTCTGCTTTTGGAGTTAGCGATGAAAATGGTTCAACTTCGGTAGTGCTGGTGGTGGAGAGTAGGTTGTCTTCTGCTGATGACCGTCAATTACTTATCAACCGTCTACAGCAGGTGGTTTATATGGCTTTTGGGGTAAATTGTCTGGTAGAACTTGTTCCTCCTCATACTTTGCCAAGAACATCGTCTGGTAAGTTGTCTCGATTTGCTGCTCGTCAAGGGTTTTTGCAACGTAATAATTGCAAAAAATCAGCTGGTCAAGTTGCTGTTTAA
- a CDS encoding NAD(P)-dependent oxidoreductase: MPQLVAVTGATGFIGRVLLDRLIDEGWKVRVLTRQASAPFIHSAVEWIVGDLSCVEIQQELVAGADAVVHCAGAVKGHSWESFLSNNVIGTKHLLQAVAKTGSCSRLLYISSLAARQPQLSWYAQSKYDAEQLLSMVADQLAVTVFRPAAVYGPGDKVLTPLLQAMQYGVLPALGPATNRFGLVHVNDLVEAMICWLSIETPISGIYEIDDGTPSGYDYAMIMSIAEQVLGRKIRHVRIPLIGLSSLASLNLWLASVLGYAPMLTPGKVQELQYPDWTCDITILQKALQNWHPKMPLQVALPTLT, translated from the coding sequence ATGCCCCAGCTTGTTGCGGTAACAGGTGCAACTGGGTTCATTGGACGGGTGCTGCTGGATCGGCTTATTGATGAGGGTTGGAAGGTTCGGGTACTTACCCGGCAGGCTTCTGCCCCATTTATACATTCTGCTGTTGAATGGATTGTTGGTGATTTAAGCTGTGTTGAGATACAGCAAGAATTGGTGGCTGGTGCCGATGCAGTAGTGCACTGCGCTGGGGCGGTTAAAGGACACTCCTGGGAAAGTTTCTTATCCAATAATGTTATCGGTACTAAGCACCTTTTGCAGGCGGTCGCCAAGACAGGTTCCTGTTCCAGATTACTTTATATCTCATCATTAGCTGCGAGACAGCCACAGCTGTCATGGTATGCGCAAAGTAAATATGATGCTGAACAATTACTGTCAATGGTTGCTGATCAATTGGCAGTGACTGTTTTTCGACCGGCGGCAGTTTACGGCCCGGGTGACAAAGTGCTAACTCCTCTGTTACAGGCAATGCAATATGGTGTTTTACCTGCTCTTGGTCCGGCTACAAATCGTTTTGGATTGGTACATGTTAACGATCTGGTGGAAGCGATGATTTGCTGGTTGAGCATTGAGACGCCTATATCGGGTATTTATGAAATCGATGACGGTACTCCAAGTGGCTATGACTATGCCATGATTATGTCGATTGCAGAGCAAGTATTAGGAAGAAAGATTCGTCATGTGCGTATCCCTTTGATTGGACTGTCGTCACTGGCAAGCCTGAACTTGTGGCTGGCATCCGTTCTGGGTTACGCACCCATGTTGACACCGGGTAAAGTTCAGGAACTTCAATATCCTGACTGGACCTGTGATATCACTATCCTACAGAAAGCATTACAAAACTGGCACCCCAAGATGCCACTGCAAGTTGCTTTACCCACGCTAACCTAA